One Corynebacterium appendicis CIP 107643 DNA window includes the following coding sequences:
- a CDS encoding DUF1707 SHOCT-like domain-containing protein has translation MPENFDSNQIRVGDPERSEALDRLGEHFANGYLDVNEFEERTGQAATARTQADLSALFGDLPGGQSHEAPVPATRQAGSMGAHTTAEQDADRELEEVLERKKKLDRALGILWSVTTAAFFLGLFAFDWDFFWVVFPIAGLLTWGLYEFYDIGDEEDDMLDKILEDRSKERAERLRIAYERRKELGK, from the coding sequence GTGCCTGAGAATTTCGACTCGAACCAGATACGCGTCGGGGACCCGGAGCGATCCGAGGCGCTGGACCGGCTTGGGGAGCACTTCGCTAATGGTTATCTCGACGTCAACGAGTTCGAGGAGCGCACCGGCCAGGCCGCGACCGCGCGGACACAGGCGGATCTCTCGGCGCTGTTCGGCGACCTGCCGGGTGGTCAGTCGCACGAGGCGCCGGTGCCGGCCACAAGACAAGCGGGTTCCATGGGCGCGCACACCACCGCCGAGCAGGACGCGGACCGCGAGCTCGAGGAAGTGCTGGAGCGCAAGAAGAAGCTGGACCGTGCCCTGGGCATCCTGTGGTCGGTCACGACGGCGGCGTTCTTCCTGGGGCTCTTCGCCTTCGACTGGGACTTCTTCTGGGTGGTCTTCCCGATCGCGGGTCTGCTCACGTGGGGCTTGTATGAGTTCTACGACATCGGTGACGAAGAAGACGACATGCTCGACAAGATCTTGGAGGATCGGAGCAAGGAGCGCGCGGAACGCCTCCGCATCGCGTACGAGCGTCGCAAGGAGCTGGGCAAGTAG
- a CDS encoding YoaK family protein: MKGYRTGEHLHAVYLSSITGFIDALGFMYLGGFFLSFMSGNTTRLTAALNDGHLDVATKAGLLMLLFLVGVAIGALISQLGQKYLPPTRTREVILLFVCLTSAIASVWVATGHEDMAVYSLSFTVGAMNSTFERNGEVSISLTYMTGTLVKMAQRFVAAFFGGPHSAWLINFALWLSLACGALIGGRCYVEFGLYSVWVVSVLLVAGTVAALVNRHMRRSRGLHV, from the coding sequence ATGAAAGGTTACCGCACGGGCGAGCACCTCCACGCCGTCTACTTGTCGTCGATCACGGGGTTCATTGACGCGCTCGGCTTCATGTACCTAGGCGGCTTCTTCCTGTCGTTCATGTCCGGCAACACGACGCGCCTCACCGCAGCGCTTAACGACGGCCACCTCGACGTCGCCACCAAAGCCGGCCTCCTCATGCTGCTGTTCTTGGTCGGGGTCGCGATCGGCGCCTTGATTAGTCAGCTCGGGCAGAAGTACCTGCCGCCGACGCGTACGCGCGAAGTGATCCTGCTATTCGTGTGCCTGACCTCCGCGATCGCATCCGTGTGGGTGGCGACAGGGCACGAAGACATGGCGGTCTACAGCCTGTCGTTCACTGTCGGCGCGATGAACTCGACGTTCGAGCGCAACGGCGAAGTGTCGATCTCCCTGACGTACATGACCGGCACTCTGGTGAAGATGGCGCAGCGCTTCGTCGCCGCGTTCTTTGGCGGCCCGCACAGCGCGTGGCTGATCAACTTCGCGCTGTGGCTCTCGCTCGCGTGCGGCGCGTTGATCGGCGGACGCTGCTACGTCGAGTTCGGTCTGTACTCCGTGTGGGTGGTCAGCGTGCTCCTCGTCGCGGGCACCGTGGCCGCCCTGGTGAACCGGCACATGCGCCGCTCCCGCGGCTTGCACGTGTAG
- a CDS encoding type 1 glutamine amidotransferase domain-containing protein yields the protein MKVLAISTSATHYEKTGNRTGMWLGEYTHFYDVLTEAGHDVTLASISGGEVPIDPVSLQPPVINLGGTSKRYQDREFMSQLDDTAAVADLNASDFDAVYLIGGHGTLFDFDDPALKNLLADFADNGKIVSAVCHGPSGLLDVQLTSGSTLLSGKKITGYTWTEEKLARRADAVPYSLEEKLATEAGEFTTAKIPMTEHVITDGTLVTGQNPMSATGVGKEVVRLLAEHD from the coding sequence ATGAAGGTACTAGCTATTTCCACCAGCGCCACCCACTACGAGAAGACCGGTAACCGCACCGGCATGTGGCTCGGCGAGTACACCCATTTCTACGACGTTCTGACTGAGGCAGGCCACGACGTGACCCTGGCCAGCATCTCCGGCGGCGAGGTCCCCATTGATCCGGTGAGTCTTCAGCCGCCGGTGATCAACTTGGGCGGCACGTCAAAGCGGTACCAGGACCGCGAGTTCATGTCGCAGCTCGACGACACCGCGGCCGTGGCCGACCTCAATGCCAGCGATTTCGACGCCGTTTACCTCATCGGCGGCCACGGAACCTTGTTCGATTTCGATGATCCGGCACTGAAGAATCTTCTCGCCGACTTCGCCGACAACGGCAAGATCGTCTCCGCGGTGTGCCACGGTCCGAGCGGGTTGCTGGACGTGCAGCTCACCTCAGGAAGCACACTCCTTTCCGGTAAGAAAATCACCGGTTACACCTGGACAGAGGAGAAGCTCGCCCGCCGCGCCGATGCAGTCCCCTACTCGCTGGAAGAGAAGCTCGCGACTGAGGCGGGTGAGTTCACCACCGCGAAGATCCCCATGACCGAGCACGTGATCACCGACGGCACACTCGTCACCGGCCAGAATCCGATGTCCGCCACGGGTGTGGGCAAGGAAGTGGTTCGGCTACTCGCTGAGCACGATTAA
- a CDS encoding Ku protein: MRAIWSGSITFGLVNVPVKAYGATDDHDISFHQVHNEDGGRIRYERRCEVCEEIVEYSDIDKAFEEDGETVVLTGEDFDALPEADNNEIEVVQFVPADQVDPIMMEKSYYLEPEGKTPKSYLLLRETLKETDRTAIVKFALRQKTRLGALHVRGNVLVLQGMHWADEVRDVDFKGAKSKAKIGKKELELSSALVEQYSSDFTPEEFEDDYQIELRKLIDAKFAQGDTLDTEETFGEKSGSKTGSDGDGEDADVVDLMAALEASLGRTSGDAGGKKSTKKAAKKTAKKKATKSAKKSAEKTTKKTNKKTSKSA; this comes from the coding sequence ATGCGCGCAATCTGGAGCGGATCCATCACATTCGGCCTTGTCAACGTTCCCGTTAAAGCCTACGGAGCTACCGACGACCACGACATCTCTTTCCACCAAGTCCACAACGAAGACGGCGGCCGCATCCGCTATGAGCGGCGCTGCGAGGTGTGCGAGGAGATCGTGGAATACAGCGACATCGACAAGGCTTTCGAGGAAGACGGTGAGACTGTCGTGCTCACCGGCGAAGACTTCGATGCCCTCCCGGAAGCTGACAACAACGAGATCGAGGTGGTCCAGTTCGTCCCCGCGGACCAGGTCGACCCGATCATGATGGAGAAGTCCTACTATTTGGAGCCCGAGGGCAAGACCCCGAAGTCCTACCTGCTCCTGCGCGAAACGCTCAAGGAGACGGACCGCACCGCGATCGTGAAATTCGCCCTGCGCCAAAAGACCCGCCTGGGCGCCCTGCACGTCCGTGGCAATGTCCTGGTCCTGCAGGGCATGCACTGGGCCGATGAGGTCCGCGACGTCGACTTCAAGGGCGCCAAGTCCAAGGCGAAGATCGGCAAAAAAGAGCTCGAGCTCTCCTCCGCGCTCGTCGAGCAGTACTCCTCCGACTTCACGCCCGAAGAGTTCGAGGACGATTACCAGATCGAGTTGCGCAAGCTTATCGACGCCAAATTCGCCCAGGGCGACACCCTCGACACCGAGGAGACCTTCGGCGAGAAATCCGGCTCAAAGACGGGCTCGGACGGTGACGGCGAAGATGCCGATGTCGTCGACCTCATGGCCGCACTCGAAGCCTCCCTTGGCCGCACGTCCGGTGACGCAGGCGGCAAGAAGTCCACCAAGAAGGCAGCTAAGAAGACAGCGAAGAAGAAAGCTACAAAGTCTGCCAAGAAATCCGCAGAAAAGACCACGAAAAAGACGAACAAGAAGACATCCAAGAGCGCATAA
- a CDS encoding ATP-dependent DNA ligase, with amino-acid sequence MGKNEYSVGGRTLTVSNLDKVLYPATGTTKADVMKYYLEVADVLIPQVVRRPVTRKRFPDGVDVEAFFRKDLEESAPEWIPFGILTHKESTNRYPLAEEPAVLAWFAQVAALELHTPQWRFGQHGYPDNPDRLVLDLDPGPGVGLAECAEVAHWCKEILDGMGMESVPVTSGSKGIHLYAALDGRSTAEQVTAVAKELARALEADNPDTVTSVMKKEQRRGKVFIDWSQNNGKKTTVAPYSLRGREHPTVAAPRTWEELEESDLRQLEYTEVLERVAEGKDPIARLGAEKQDRLSTYRSMRDPSKTAEPVPVDSPRDRSGEDPIFVIQEHHASSLHWDVRFERDGVLVSWAVPKGPPLDPDMNRLAVQTEDHPIEYATFSGTIAKGEYGAGEVEIWDSGTIEVEKWREGKEVIAVLRGQKDGGLGGVPRRYAMIHTAGMGGRGSSKSDNQWLMKFMKDQPEGESQAASTQVESAEMTLADMPEPMLATAGKESDIRLSRKEGEKWAFEMKWDGYRILAGVGGEKVVLSSRNGKDYTDFFPQLRELAELVPGGAVLDGEVVALDDDGRPDFGALQALHSGDLDSESVEIRYMVFDILALGHSGNGGQSLLRTPYEARRELLRKTVPEGDYVSVPPAHTGSLAEAMDVSRKLKLEGVVAKRLGSVYLPGKRGSAWLKMKFQIHQEVIVVGVREGKGSRAGGIGSLLLAVPDDKTGELVYAGRVGTGFSSKQLQEMEGKLGEKEVGEASISDVPDADRDGVWWVAPELVAEVALAGRTRDGKVRHAVWRGWRDDKDADEVRWTDELRQ; translated from the coding sequence GTGGGGAAGAACGAGTACTCGGTGGGCGGCCGGACACTGACGGTGAGCAACCTGGACAAGGTGCTCTACCCGGCGACGGGCACGACCAAAGCGGACGTGATGAAGTACTACCTCGAGGTCGCTGATGTGCTGATCCCGCAGGTGGTGCGGCGCCCGGTGACGCGGAAGCGCTTCCCGGATGGTGTGGACGTAGAGGCGTTCTTCCGCAAGGACCTGGAAGAATCCGCACCTGAGTGGATTCCGTTCGGGATTCTGACGCACAAGGAGTCCACGAACCGGTACCCGTTGGCGGAGGAACCGGCCGTTCTCGCCTGGTTCGCGCAGGTCGCTGCGTTGGAATTGCACACCCCGCAGTGGCGGTTCGGGCAGCACGGGTACCCGGACAATCCGGACCGTCTGGTGCTGGACCTCGACCCGGGACCAGGAGTGGGGCTCGCCGAGTGCGCGGAGGTGGCCCACTGGTGCAAGGAGATCCTCGACGGCATGGGTATGGAATCCGTCCCGGTCACCTCCGGCTCGAAGGGCATCCACTTGTACGCGGCGTTGGATGGCCGCAGTACCGCCGAGCAAGTGACGGCGGTGGCCAAGGAACTCGCCCGCGCACTCGAGGCCGACAATCCGGACACCGTGACATCGGTGATGAAGAAAGAACAGCGGCGCGGCAAGGTCTTCATCGACTGGAGCCAGAACAACGGCAAGAAGACGACGGTCGCGCCCTATTCGTTGCGCGGGCGCGAACACCCGACGGTGGCGGCGCCGCGCACGTGGGAGGAGCTGGAGGAGTCCGATCTGCGTCAGCTCGAATACACGGAGGTGCTCGAACGCGTCGCGGAGGGGAAGGATCCGATCGCGCGGCTCGGCGCAGAAAAGCAAGACCGCTTATCGACGTACCGTTCCATGCGCGATCCTTCCAAAACCGCCGAGCCGGTACCTGTTGATTCACCACGCGACAGGTCCGGCGAAGACCCGATCTTCGTCATTCAAGAGCACCACGCTTCCTCTTTGCACTGGGACGTGCGGTTCGAGCGCGACGGCGTGCTCGTCTCCTGGGCTGTGCCCAAGGGACCGCCGCTGGATCCGGACATGAACCGGCTGGCGGTGCAGACTGAAGACCACCCGATTGAGTACGCCACATTCTCCGGCACGATCGCGAAAGGCGAGTACGGTGCCGGTGAGGTGGAGATCTGGGATTCCGGAACCATCGAGGTGGAGAAGTGGCGCGAAGGTAAAGAGGTCATTGCTGTTCTCCGCGGGCAAAAAGACGGAGGTCTGGGAGGGGTGCCGCGCCGCTACGCCATGATTCACACCGCCGGGATGGGTGGGCGCGGTAGCTCGAAGTCGGACAACCAGTGGCTCATGAAATTCATGAAGGACCAGCCGGAGGGGGAGTCCCAGGCGGCGTCGACGCAGGTCGAAAGCGCGGAGATGACTCTGGCGGATATGCCTGAACCGATGCTGGCCACCGCAGGAAAAGAGTCAGATATCCGGCTTAGCCGCAAAGAGGGTGAGAAGTGGGCGTTTGAGATGAAATGGGACGGCTACCGGATTCTCGCCGGAGTGGGCGGCGAAAAAGTGGTGCTCTCCAGCCGGAACGGGAAGGACTACACCGACTTTTTTCCGCAGCTGCGAGAACTGGCAGAGCTAGTGCCGGGTGGGGCCGTGCTCGACGGGGAAGTCGTCGCGCTCGACGACGACGGCCGCCCGGACTTCGGGGCGCTGCAGGCATTGCATTCCGGTGATCTCGACTCCGAATCGGTCGAAATCCGGTACATGGTCTTCGACATTCTCGCGCTCGGGCATTCGGGAAACGGGGGACAATCGCTGTTGCGGACTCCGTATGAGGCGCGCCGGGAGCTCCTGCGGAAAACCGTGCCGGAAGGTGACTACGTGTCTGTGCCGCCGGCGCACACTGGCTCGCTCGCGGAAGCGATGGACGTGAGCCGGAAACTCAAACTCGAGGGAGTAGTGGCAAAACGGCTCGGATCGGTCTACTTGCCGGGAAAGCGCGGATCTGCGTGGCTGAAGATGAAATTCCAGATTCACCAGGAAGTCATCGTGGTCGGCGTCAGGGAAGGCAAGGGAAGCCGAGCGGGCGGAATCGGGTCGCTTCTTCTGGCGGTTCCCGACGACAAGACGGGGGAGCTTGTCTATGCCGGGCGCGTGGGCACTGGGTTCAGTTCCAAGCAGTTGCAGGAAATGGAGGGGAAATTGGGGGAGAAGGAGGTGGGGGAGGCGTCGATTAGCGATGTGCCCGATGCCGACCGCGACGGCGTGTGGTGGGTGGCCCCTGAGCTCGTTGCCGAGGTCGCTCTCGCTGGCCGGACTCGCGACGGCAAGGTGCGGCATGCCGTGTGGCGGGGTTGGCGCGATGACAAAGACGCCGACGAGGTTCGCTGGACAGACGAGCTTCGGCAATAA
- a CDS encoding YhgE/Pip domain-containing protein, whose amino-acid sequence MSTKVTGGDAGTPRTERGDRALGPLERLLMWRPFSAVARTLIILALVFPLLFAGLFMWAMWDPTGSVPNTKLAVVNNDKGVDRGEGAGLEEFGADVVEGLTGRDYLDFDVVNNEDARKGLMTGKYLFTVTIPEDFSQNVVTVIDPEPKQANIMVNFNDYNGSNGAILTSGLVPQIQSEVRAEVAKTYAEEVLGGLNELGDGIRQAADGSKQLDDGVGQLKDGAGRLDDGAKQLNDGLYQLEDGTDQLADGARQIDEGVDKLTGMLIPLLENVQGGVSQLTPIVDTLRQFGLHAEADKLDGIVSQLDPGNPDNVVNDLNRLREGTGELYANLSNPEMPYRNGLNQLIDGSEQLVDGTGQLTDGTARLQDGANQLNDGAKQLNDGTSRLTDGTSQLVDGGGQLEDGINQLKDGSEELSTKLGEGADRAPEVKSMDKSSDQIAVPIIFDEANLHPTQVVVDPEDPTKKEPSSGFSVLGLIVINFLLMAVVSILLPHAIGRRHKASGAAGPVLSAWGTMLGINVALTALLGFVSITLGWRPENWFVIVAALLLIDIAGTTIFQFFRILFGRVIGAMFNIGFFALGLFVSSAVWPLSTLPAPLKFMNPLHPMSHARNLFVRSVDGIYDNTFWIAIVVLLVFTVLALGASILIYDARRKSLFIDDPNENERDRKKYEREIREGEEPLQSVFSR is encoded by the coding sequence TTGAGCACGAAAGTCACCGGCGGTGATGCAGGTACTCCCCGCACTGAGCGCGGGGATCGGGCATTGGGGCCGCTCGAACGTCTGTTGATGTGGCGCCCGTTTTCTGCGGTCGCGCGCACACTCATCATCCTGGCGCTGGTCTTCCCGCTGCTGTTCGCGGGCCTGTTCATGTGGGCTATGTGGGACCCGACCGGCTCCGTCCCCAACACCAAGCTCGCGGTGGTGAACAATGACAAGGGCGTTGACCGCGGCGAGGGGGCCGGATTAGAAGAATTCGGTGCCGACGTCGTGGAAGGGTTGACCGGCCGCGACTACCTCGATTTCGACGTGGTGAACAACGAGGACGCCCGCAAAGGTCTCATGACCGGCAAGTACCTGTTCACTGTCACGATCCCGGAGGACTTCTCGCAGAACGTGGTCACGGTGATCGATCCGGAGCCGAAACAGGCGAATATCATGGTCAACTTCAACGACTACAACGGCAGTAACGGCGCCATTTTGACCTCCGGCCTGGTCCCGCAGATCCAGTCCGAAGTCCGCGCCGAGGTGGCCAAGACCTACGCGGAGGAGGTTCTCGGCGGCCTCAACGAGCTGGGCGACGGCATCCGCCAGGCAGCTGACGGCTCCAAGCAGCTCGACGACGGTGTCGGCCAGCTCAAGGACGGCGCCGGGCGCTTGGACGACGGTGCGAAGCAACTCAATGACGGTCTGTACCAGCTCGAGGACGGCACCGACCAGCTCGCCGACGGGGCGCGCCAGATTGATGAGGGCGTGGACAAACTGACCGGTATGCTGATCCCGCTGCTGGAGAATGTGCAGGGCGGCGTCAGCCAGCTCACACCCATCGTGGACACCCTGCGACAGTTCGGCCTGCACGCCGAGGCGGACAAGCTCGACGGCATTGTCAGTCAGCTCGACCCGGGCAACCCGGACAACGTGGTCAACGACCTGAACCGTCTGCGCGAAGGCACGGGCGAGCTCTACGCCAACCTCTCCAATCCGGAGATGCCGTACCGAAACGGCCTCAACCAGCTCATCGACGGCTCCGAGCAGCTTGTCGACGGCACTGGACAGCTCACCGACGGCACCGCACGCCTCCAGGACGGCGCAAATCAACTGAATGACGGTGCGAAGCAGCTCAACGACGGCACTAGCCGGTTGACCGACGGCACCTCGCAGCTTGTCGACGGCGGCGGGCAGCTCGAAGACGGCATTAACCAGCTGAAGGACGGTTCCGAGGAGCTGTCGACCAAGCTCGGCGAGGGTGCTGACCGTGCGCCGGAAGTCAAGTCCATGGATAAGTCCTCCGATCAGATCGCGGTGCCGATCATCTTCGACGAGGCGAACCTGCACCCGACGCAGGTCGTGGTCGATCCGGAGGACCCGACGAAGAAGGAGCCGTCGAGCGGCTTCTCCGTCCTTGGCCTGATCGTGATCAACTTCCTGCTCATGGCAGTGGTGTCGATCCTTCTGCCGCACGCTATTGGCCGCCGCCACAAGGCATCCGGCGCGGCCGGCCCGGTTTTGAGCGCCTGGGGCACGATGTTGGGCATCAACGTCGCACTCACCGCGCTGCTGGGCTTTGTGTCCATCACCCTGGGCTGGCGTCCGGAGAACTGGTTCGTCATCGTCGCGGCTCTGCTGCTGATCGACATCGCCGGCACCACGATCTTCCAGTTCTTCCGGATCCTGTTCGGCCGGGTAATCGGTGCGATGTTCAATATCGGATTCTTCGCCCTGGGTCTCTTCGTCTCCAGTGCGGTCTGGCCGCTGTCCACGCTGCCTGCCCCGCTGAAGTTCATGAACCCGCTGCACCCGATGAGCCACGCACGCAACCTGTTCGTGCGCTCCGTGGACGGCATCTACGACAACACCTTCTGGATCGCCATCGTGGTCCTGCTGGTCTTCACCGTCCTGGCGCTCGGCGCATCCATCCTCATCTACGATGCACGCCGCAAATCTCTGTTCATCGACGACCCGAACGAGAACGAGCGCGACCGTAAGAAGTACGAGCGCGAGATCCGCGAAGGCGAGGAGCCGCTGCAGTCGGTGTTCTCCCGCTAG
- a CDS encoding SDR family oxidoreductase: MWNPFAKPFHEDTTETPYVKPADFTADAASRPAAFITGGASGIGKATAQRLLNLGWTVGAYDIQDVTWGTDNIPDGQLVTGHLDVTDRDEWDTALADFTARTGGRLDFLFNNAGIIIDGLLAEQDPEKIRALVDINCLGVTFGAQAAYPYLKATKDAVVINMSSASAIFGQPEISTYSATKFYVNGITEALSVEWRNDDIRVHDLMPLWAATQVANVNAQSVKTMGVNLTPGDVADEAVRVLTKNAPWGKWVPHYAVSLTDRLLKWLRKPFPDPIAQLLMRFVATW, encoded by the coding sequence ATGTGGAATCCATTTGCCAAGCCATTTCATGAAGACACCACCGAAACTCCCTACGTGAAGCCCGCGGACTTCACCGCCGACGCCGCCTCCCGCCCCGCCGCGTTCATCACCGGCGGCGCGAGCGGCATCGGCAAAGCGACCGCACAGCGGCTGCTCAACCTCGGCTGGACCGTCGGCGCCTACGACATCCAGGACGTCACCTGGGGCACCGATAATATCCCCGACGGCCAGCTCGTCACCGGACACCTCGACGTCACCGACCGGGACGAATGGGACACCGCCCTAGCGGATTTCACCGCCCGCACTGGAGGCCGCCTCGACTTCCTGTTCAACAACGCCGGCATCATCATCGACGGCCTGCTCGCCGAGCAGGACCCGGAGAAAATCCGCGCGCTGGTGGACATCAACTGCCTCGGTGTCACCTTCGGCGCCCAGGCCGCCTACCCGTATCTCAAGGCCACGAAGGACGCTGTGGTCATCAACATGAGCTCCGCGTCCGCCATCTTCGGCCAGCCGGAGATCTCCACCTACTCCGCCACGAAGTTCTACGTGAACGGAATCACCGAAGCACTCAGCGTCGAATGGCGTAACGACGACATCCGCGTCCACGACCTCATGCCCCTCTGGGCCGCCACCCAGGTCGCCAATGTCAACGCCCAGTCCGTCAAGACAATGGGTGTGAACCTCACCCCCGGCGACGTCGCCGATGAAGCCGTCCGCGTCCTGACCAAGAACGCGCCGTGGGGCAAATGGGTCCCCCACTACGCCGTCAGCCTCACCGACCGCCTTCTCAAGTGGCTGCGCAAGCCGTTCCCGGACCCGATCGCGCAGCTGCTCATGCGGTTCGTGGCCACCTGGTAG
- a CDS encoding DHA2 family efflux MFS transporter permease subunit: protein MAQQDSASQSSPWPALWSMMVGFFMILVDSTIVAVAIPAIAESLNATYNGVIWVNSAYLLAYAVPLLITGRLGDRFGPKRLYMLGLAVFTVSSLACGLAGSVGVLIAARAFQGLGGAILTPQTMSVMIRTFSPTQRGSAMGVWGAVAGVATIVGPLLGGIFVDLGGWEWIFFVNVPFGIIGLILAWKNVPKLELTARRLDWLGVALSAVGMFCLIFGIQEGSNFDWDARSIGLIVVGAVFIAAFIAWQARTSRDALVPLSLFADRNFALASAAITTVGFAVSTFAIPLMIYVQRVQNFSPTMAALLLLPSGLVSGALSGFIGKQTNTHDPKPFAIVGLAVTSISIFATAWITDPQINPYWMLLISVFYGLGNSLIWGPLSMIATRNLDPALAGAGSSVYNTVRQGGAVIGSAAVAAAMSSQLALRLGSDAAGHSETGPLPEFLHEPFAEAMSVALLLPAGVLMLGVAVAAMFAKTRTWSDN, encoded by the coding sequence ATGGCACAACAGGATTCGGCGTCGCAAAGCTCCCCGTGGCCGGCGCTGTGGTCGATGATGGTCGGCTTCTTCATGATCCTCGTGGATTCCACCATCGTCGCCGTCGCCATCCCCGCGATCGCGGAAAGCCTGAACGCCACGTACAACGGCGTGATCTGGGTGAATAGCGCGTACTTGCTGGCATATGCGGTGCCGCTGCTCATCACGGGCCGGCTCGGCGACAGGTTCGGACCGAAGCGACTGTACATGCTCGGCCTCGCGGTGTTCACCGTGTCGTCGCTGGCATGCGGACTGGCCGGCTCCGTCGGGGTGCTCATTGCTGCCCGCGCCTTCCAGGGGCTCGGCGGCGCGATACTCACGCCGCAGACGATGTCGGTGATGATCCGAACCTTCTCCCCCACCCAGCGCGGCAGCGCCATGGGCGTCTGGGGCGCGGTCGCCGGCGTCGCCACAATCGTGGGCCCGCTGCTCGGCGGGATTTTCGTGGACCTTGGCGGCTGGGAGTGGATCTTCTTTGTCAACGTCCCGTTCGGCATCATCGGGCTGATCCTGGCTTGGAAGAACGTGCCCAAGCTAGAACTCACCGCCCGACGTCTCGACTGGCTCGGCGTCGCCTTATCCGCAGTGGGAATGTTCTGCCTGATCTTCGGCATTCAAGAGGGCTCCAATTTCGACTGGGACGCGCGCTCGATCGGCCTGATCGTTGTGGGCGCAGTATTCATCGCCGCATTCATCGCCTGGCAGGCCCGCACCAGTCGCGATGCCCTGGTCCCGCTCTCGCTGTTCGCGGACCGGAATTTCGCGCTCGCATCCGCTGCGATCACCACGGTGGGCTTCGCGGTGTCCACCTTCGCCATTCCGTTGATGATCTACGTGCAACGGGTGCAGAATTTCAGCCCCACGATGGCCGCGCTTCTCCTCCTGCCGTCGGGTTTGGTGTCCGGCGCACTGTCCGGGTTCATCGGCAAGCAGACCAATACGCATGACCCGAAACCGTTCGCGATTGTGGGGCTGGCGGTGACGTCGATAAGCATCTTTGCCACGGCGTGGATCACCGACCCGCAGATCAATCCCTACTGGATGCTGCTGATCAGCGTGTTTTATGGTCTCGGCAACTCGCTGATCTGGGGGCCGCTGTCGATGATCGCGACCCGCAACCTCGATCCGGCGCTCGCGGGCGCGGGGTCGAGCGTGTACAACACGGTGCGGCAAGGTGGCGCTGTCATCGGCTCGGCCGCGGTGGCTGCGGCAATGTCGTCCCAGCTCGCGCTGCGTCTCGGGAGCGATGCGGCCGGGCATTCGGAGACCGGTCCCCTGCCGGAATTCCTCCACGAACCGTTCGCTGAGGCGATGAGCGTGGCTCTGCTGCTGCCCGCCGGTGTGCTCATGCTCGGTGTCGCTGTCGCCGCGATGTTCGCGAAGACCCGCACGTGGAGCGACAACTGA